From Pyrenophora tritici-repentis strain M4 chromosome 1, whole genome shotgun sequence, the proteins below share one genomic window:
- a CDS encoding DoH domain containing protein — MSLLRQRVGGLVALLGFFATLVSAQNITTNNTAASTFYLAKTETQFSVNVADDSDDVFIYFASPAYSWVGVGFGGKMEDSLMVIMYQNADGNNVTVSPRIGSKASEPSFNSSINLTILPGTTVTNDSMLVLRAKCSNCRSYIDTESTAQPMIYAFGKAQNLRSNSPSAHLQRHIQYGHFTMDMTAATGAGGVPAQSNALNGVGAMSGMVRDHDRANLAHTILGCLAIFLLWPLNVLVVAFFKNIKIHIVLSVLIVVFLLVSFVLGGVTSSQYTNSKAFNTPHQIFAILSLIPLLGTTLLPTLTRLSPQEPAPSPRPPSHPPLSSYSS, encoded by the exons ATGAGCTTGCTGCGACAAAGAGTTGGGGGTCTGGTTGCGCTGCTAGGAT TCTTCGCAACGCTCGTCAGTGCACAGAATATCACTACCAACAACACTGCCGCATCGACTTTTTACCTTGCCAAGACGGAGACGCAGTTCTCCGTTAACGTTGCTGATGACTCGGATGATGTCTTCATTTACTTTGCCAGTCCAGCGTATTCATGGGTTGGGGTGGGGTTTGGAGGGAAGATGGAGGATAGTTTGATGGTGATCATGTATCAGAATGCTGACGGTAACA ACGTAACAGTGTCGCCACGAATCGGCTCAAAAGCCTCAGAACCATCTTTCAACTCCTCAATCAACTTGACTATTCTGCCTGGTACAACCGTCACCAACGACTCCATGCTCGTCCTCCGCGCAAAGTGCTCAAACTGCCGCTCCTATATCGACACAGAGTCCACAGCGCAGCCCATGATCTATGCATTCGGAAAAGCTCAAAACCTCAGGTCCAACTCGCCTTCAGCCCATCTCCAGCGACACATCCAATACGGCCATTTTACCATGGATATGACAGCTGCCACGGGCGCAGGTGGCGTACCAGCACAAAGCAACGCGCTCAACGGCGTAGGCGCAATGAGCGGCATGGTTCGTGACCACGACCGCGCCAATCTCGCACACACCATCCTAGGCTGCTTGGCTATATTTTTGCTTTGGCCGCTCAACGTGCTGGTGGTGGCGTTTTTCAAAAACATCAAGATTCATATTGTGCTCAGTGTGCTTATTGTGGTTTTTCTGCTCGTCAGTTTTGTGCTGGGTGGTGTGACTAGCAGTCAGTATACGAAT TCCAAAGCCTTCAACACCCCCCACCAAATCTTCGCCATCCTATCCCTAATCCCCCTCCTCGGAACCACCCTCCTCCCCACCCTCACTCGCCTCTCCCCCCAAGAACCTGCGCCCTCTCCACGCCCCCCCTCGCATCCGCCTCTTTCCTCCTACTCGTCCTAA
- a CDS encoding DUF3827 multi-domain protein, with protein sequence MSSRRYPTAELYEERERDFYRNGNRSERNYEELDLELRRGSGPDPRRSAPDFFREDYSRPTAGALALRPRDEDNLSRAGPRSSRTFDDDVRSVRSRPPPPPPASTVRDVERDDITIRRREQSRGPPAREVEREREDIIFRRGDGPPVRSVSRPAPRQVDDDDVRFRGRGGDIDFHASRSEVSRHGRDVSAERGSIRFQEHDGNFELHAKRREYSRDGRDSSRERSSLTIRGRDRSLPPPSRHRGDLVAREREEFVIRRPRAESPPQNNREVVRDEIIIRRKEERAPSPSPSPSPPPPPPPQVPEPEIRPPIIQEIITHHRHIDHGESRH encoded by the coding sequence ATGTCGTCGCGGCGCTATCCCACTGCTGAGCTCTATGAGGAGCGTGAGCGCGATTTCTATCGCAACGGAAACCGCAGCGAGCGCAACTACGAGGAACTTGACCTCGAGCTGCGCCGTGGCTCTGGTCCGGATCCTCGCCGCAGCGCCCCAGACTTCTTCCGCGAGGACTACAGCCGCCCAACCGCTGGAGCGCTTGCACTGCGGCCCCGCGACGAAGACAACTTGTCCAGGGCAGGACCCCGCAGTAGCCGCACTTTCGACGATGACGTACGCTCCGTTCGCAGCCGACCCCCACCCCCACCCCCTGCGTCCACTGTCCGGGATGTAGAGCGCGACGACATCACAATTAGACGTCGTGAGCAGTCGCGAGGCCCTCCTGCTCGTGAAGTCGAGCGCGAACGCGAAGACATCATCTTCCGTCGTGGTGATGGCCCCCCGGTCCGATCAGTCAGCCGACCCGCCCCTCGTCAGGtggacgacgacgacgtaCGCTTCCGGGGTCGTGGAGGCGACATCGACTTCCACGCTTCTCGCAGTGAGGTCAGCCGCCACGGTAGGGACGTGTCTGCTGAGAGGGGCTCAATCCGCTTCCAAGAGCACGACGGCAACTTTGAACTTCATGCAAAGCGCCGAGAATACAGCCGCGATGGCAGAGACTCGAGCAGAGAAAGGAGTTCCCTGACGATTAGAGGTCGTGACAGGAGCCTTCCACCCCCATCCCGTCACCGCGGAGACCTGGTAGCCAGGGAGCGTGAGGAGTTTGTCATCCGCCGTCCGCGCGCCGAGTCCCCGCCCCAGAACAACCGCGAAGTCGTAAGAGACGAAATCATCATCAGACGCAAGGAGGAGCGAGCCCCTTCTccctctccatctccatccccgccgcctccaccaccgcCGCAGGTGCCAGAACCAGAAATCCGCCCTCCTATTATCCAGGAGATCATCACCCACCACAGGCACATCGATCATGGTGAGTCCCGTCACTGA